The nucleotide sequence GTCATAGCCCCACTCTCAAGTGCGTTGCCGGCATATCAAGCGTTTGACGCGATCGTGTCCGTATCGCATGAATACCATGTACTATCCACTGTCCCCACACACTGCGCAGGCGTTTCGACAGTGCCATGATGGCCACTCCGTAGATCAGGATTTCAACAGCGAGCACCAGCGCGGCGAGAAACCAATGTTGCACATGGGGCACAATGAGGTGCCCCACGGACCATCCCAACGCGCCACTCGCTCCAACTTTTGCCAAATCCCACCATGGGTACGGGATAGGCAGCCATGCCCGCGAAATCACACCGCTCACCACCACATTCGCCGTCATTGCACAAATACTGGCAATGCCAGCACCATAGAGACCATAGTGAGGAATTAAATACATGTTCAAGAAAACATTCAGCAGCGCCGCCCCCAACGCCGTGATCGCAATGCCGTACGGCCGCTGCGACATATACATGCCGGACGCGGAAAAATTAATGAGCCCACTGACCAGCTGTCCGACCAATAACAGAGGGAAAATGCCGGCTGCCGACGCATATTCTGCAGACGTCATGATCGGAATGACCCAGGGAGCGATGGAACTCAGAAGTATTCCGAGCAAAACCGCCACAACACAATACTGCAATATCAAATTCGACAGATACTGCCCGGTTCGCTGGACGCCTTGCTTCGCGCACATACGACTATACGTCGGAAACAAAAAAAGATTCGTCGGCCGCGTCAGCACGCTGGCCAACGCGGACGCAATCGTGGAACCAGCCACAAAAACCCCCGTGTCCTTGGCCGATAGCAACCCATGCACGACAAAGCGGTCCCCAACACTGAGCAGGTAGACACCACTGATGACAACCGCATGGGGCCACCCATAGGCCACAAAATTTCTGAACAAAGCGCCATCAATGCGGATCGACAGGGCGCTCCGATTGCCCCGTACAATACAGAGCATGGCCAACACACAGACACTGGCCTCCGCAAGACAAAAACACTGCAATAGCAGAAGAACGTGCTTTGAGAAGCCCATCAGAAGCACAAAGCCGAATGTGAACAACAACATTTTGCGCAGCCCTAATAAAATATTAAATGCGCTCGACGCGTGCTGCGCACGAAGGACACACATCGCAATTTCGATAAGCACGCCGAACAAAACCGCCACCGTCGCCCAACACCATCGCTCCTCTGATATGATAAAAGAAGGGAGTGGGAACAGCTTCACAACCAACAGCAGACCGCACAATGCCCCACAGCCAAGCAGTAATCCTCCCCCGAAAACCGTTCCGTAAAACCGCTTTTGCGCCTCACTCGCTTGCTCCTCATAATGCGGAAAGAACCTCACCACGGCTTGCGGCAGGCCCAGCGCTACGAAGCCACTGAGCAGCGCCACAACGTTCAGAATGAGCGTCAACGCTCCGAAGTCTTCAACCGCAAGAATTTTTGAGAAGACAACCAGAAACGCAAAGGCAAAGACCTGGCTCGCGACGGTGCCAAAAAAATATCGCGTCAGATGTTTCATCCGATACTGCCCGACGATGTTCCCACCGAATGGCGCTGGTATTCGATAGTCCGGCGCAACCCCTCATCAAAACCGATGGCTCCGCAAAATTGCATGCACTCGCGGATTCGGGCAACATCGGCGTGGGTCCGAGAGACATCGGCTACACGTCGCGGAGAAAACTGCAACGTGCTCTGCGAATCGAGCAGCGAAATGACCGCGCGCGCCAACTCCAGGATGGAATGCGTTTCTCCCAGCGCAACGTTATACACTTCCCCACAGACACTCGGTGGGGCCAAACACGCGCGCAGATTGGCTTCGGCGACGTTGGCCACATAGGTAAAATCGCGACTCTGCGTACCGTCACCGTATATCGGCAGCGCGCGATTCGCCATCGCTTCGGCGAGAAACTTCGGAATCACTGCGGAATATCGATCTTCCAATGGTTGGCGAGGACCATACACATTGAAATACCGGAGTGCCACAGTCGGCACACCATAGACTTGACTGTAAAAACGGCAGTACTGTTCGCCGATCAGTTTGGTCAGCGCGTACGGAGAAATCGGACAACACGTTTGCGACTCCCGTTGCGGAAACTGATTCGTATCACCGTAAATCGAGCTCGATGAGGCAAAAACGAAACGCTGAATAGCCTGCTCGCGCGCCGCTGACAGCAAACACAAGGTTCCATTCACGTTTACATCGTGAAATTCTTCCGGCATTTCCACCGATTTCGGCACACTGCGTAAAGAAGCTTGGTGGGTCACATACGTCACGCCGGTCATCGCGCGTCGAACCATCGCGGCATCTCGAATATCGCCCTCAATAAATTCAATGCGCTCCCGAACCGCGTCCAAATTCTTCAAGACACCCGACGACAAGTTGTCGAGCACGCGCACCGGGTAGCCGGCTTCTACGAAACGCTCGACCACATGAGAGCCGATAAACCCTGCCCCCCCCGTCACCAGCACGAGCTCACGCGCGTCCATCACGATCGCTCCTCCCGACGCTGACGTATCGATACCCCGCGTGTTCCATGGCCTCCGGATCGTACACATTGCGGAGATCGATGAACACCGGCGACTTCATCAGTTCCTTCATGCGCACCAGATCCAACGAGCGGTATGGGTTCCATTCCGTCATCAAACAGACCGCATCCGCCCCATTGCATGCGTCGTACGCATCCTGGCAATAAACCAGGTCCGGCAGATGTTTCCGAGCCTCCTCCATCGCGACCGGATCATGCACGCGAATCCGCATACCTCGATCCGTAAGCGCCGGCAGAATCGTCATCGACGCGGCTTCTCGCATGTCGTCGGTCTCTGGTTTGAAGGCCAGCCCGAGCACCGCCAACGTCTTCCCAGAGCAGGCGCCGTCGAAAGCTCGTACAATCTTGCCCACCATGCGCGCCTTTTGTGCGTTATTGACTTCGGCCACTACTTCCGTGATGCGCGTGGGCGCATTATGTTCCTGCGCAATGCGAATCAACGCCAGCGTGTCCTTCGGAAAGCAGGAACCGCCGTAGCCCGGGCCCGCATGTAAGAATTGAGGACCAATGCGCGAATCCAACCCCATTCCCCGCGCGACGTCTTGGATATCCGCCCCTACGACTTCACACAGGTTGGCTATTTCGTTGATAAAGCTGATCTTGGTCGCTAAGAATGCATTCGAGGCATACTTCACCAATTCTGCGGTTTCGAGCGACGTCACGGCCAAACGGTGACTATCCAGACCCAACGGCCGATAGACCTCTTGTAAGATGTGCCACGCCCGCTCCGAGGAGACCCCAAGGACCACGCGGTCCGGATTCAAAAAGTCCTGGATGGCTGCGCCTTCCCGCAAGAATTCGGGATTCGAGGCGACGTCGAATTCGGCCTGAGGGTTGACCTCGCGAATCAGCCGCTCGACCTGCCGCGCAGATCCCACCGGCACGGTCGATTTATTGACAATCACAGTATACCGATGCAGGCGCAACGCCAGAGATTGCGCCGCTTCATAGACATACGACATATCCGCATAGCCATTCCCGCGCCGCGACGTTGGCGTGCCCACCGCAATAAATATGACATCGGCTGAGGCAATACATACATCCCACGAGGTGGTAAATTGTAACCGTCGCATTTCGATATTTTTCCGCAACAACTCATCCAGTCCCGGCTCATAAATAGGGGAGCGCCCTTGTTGCAGCAGCGCTATTTTTTTTTCGTCCAGATCCAAGCAGGTCACGGCGTGCCCGCATTCAGCGAAGCACGTCCCGCTCACGAGCCCCACATATCCGGATCCAACGATCGTGATATTCATACGCAGCTCCCATCAACTACCACACTCGCCCACTCCCGTCTTGCAACCGGATGTAGATCACAGTGGTTTTTTTGAGGTGCTGGCAATAATTCGCAACTCATGACACTGTCAAGATCAAACCACGAAATGTGCTTTCGGTGATGCAGGGTTTGGATTCCAATTGCACCGGCCGAGACACTCTGCCATACACTTCCGAATCTATGCAATAATGCGTACAACAGCGGCAACGGCCGTCACGTTCCCTTCACTGTATGTCGAACACTCCCTCGCTCCCAACAAAACGTCGCTCGGTCGGTCAAAAAATTCTGGATGCCGTCACGTTTCCAATACGGGCACTGACGCTGTTTACAGAAGACGGTTGGGGGCTTTCATCATTGCGCACCGAACGTTTTGACTACGTCGCGCGCTTCGTCCATGGTCTGTGCCTCGACATCGGGTGCGGGGAACACAATCTCTTTATTCGCAATTTCTTGGGCGGGCACGGCCAAGGATTCGATGTATTCGCGTATGAAGGGCTGGCCCAGAATGAATTAGTAACCAATTTGGATCATTTCCCCTGTGCCGACTCCACCTTCGACACGGTCACACTGATCGCATGTCTCAACCACATCCCCGTGTCCGCGCGAGCGCGGGAGCTGGGAGAAGCCTATCGATGCCTCAAGGCCGGCGGCCGAATCGTGGTGACCATGGGAGTCCCATGGGCGGAGACCCTCATCCATCGAGTCATTGCATGGTACGATCGGCTCTTCGGCACGCATTATGATATGGATACCGCCCGCGGCATGGCGCCGGGCGAGACATACTCGGTCCCAGCGCCATGTATTCGCGCGCACCTCGCAATGGCGGGGTTCCGGAACGTGTCCATACATCGGTTCTGGACCCAATGGGGGCTGAATCGGTTGTTCATCGGGTGGAAACCCATCGCGACACCCGACATGCCCTAAGTACAACGCATCCACGATGATCAATTTGCGCCACGGGCGATGAGATAATCACCCAACACTAAGAAGTCGAGCGACGCATGATGGAAACAACGCAAGGCATCCGTGGGGGAGCAGACAATCGGCTCACCCTGCACGTTGAATGACGTGTTCAGAATGACCGGGATGCCGGTTCGAGACTCGAAGGCTTTCAGGAGTCGCCACCACCGTTCATTCATTGACTGGGAGACCGACTGCAACCGCGCCGTGTGATCGACATGGATCGTGGCGGGAATACGTTGCCGGCCGATGACGGTCGACAGCGGGGCAAAGGACATGTAAGGCGACTGCATGTCACCGGCAAAAAATTGCGTTTGGGCTTCAACGGTGACGGAT is from Deltaproteobacteria bacterium and encodes:
- a CDS encoding class I SAM-dependent methyltransferase encodes the protein MSNTPSLPTKRRSVGQKILDAVTFPIRALTLFTEDGWGLSSLRTERFDYVARFVHGLCLDIGCGEHNLFIRNFLGGHGQGFDVFAYEGLAQNELVTNLDHFPCADSTFDTVTLIACLNHIPVSARARELGEAYRCLKAGGRIVVTMGVPWAETLIHRVIAWYDRLFGTHYDMDTARGMAPGETYSVPAPCIRAHLAMAGFRNVSIHRFWTQWGLNRLFIGWKPIATPDMP
- a CDS encoding SDR family NAD(P)-dependent oxidoreductase, with the translated sequence MDARELVLVTGGAGFIGSHVVERFVEAGYPVRVLDNLSSGVLKNLDAVRERIEFIEGDIRDAAMVRRAMTGVTYVTHQASLRSVPKSVEMPEEFHDVNVNGTLCLLSAAREQAIQRFVFASSSSIYGDTNQFPQRESQTCCPISPYALTKLIGEQYCRFYSQVYGVPTVALRYFNVYGPRQPLEDRYSAVIPKFLAEAMANRALPIYGDGTQSRDFTYVANVAEANLRACLAPPSVCGEVYNVALGETHSILELARAVISLLDSQSTLQFSPRRVADVSRTHADVARIRECMQFCGAIGFDEGLRRTIEYQRHSVGTSSGSIG
- a CDS encoding UDP-glucose/GDP-mannose dehydrogenase family protein codes for the protein MNITIVGSGYVGLVSGTCFAECGHAVTCLDLDEKKIALLQQGRSPIYEPGLDELLRKNIEMRRLQFTTSWDVCIASADVIFIAVGTPTSRRGNGYADMSYVYEAAQSLALRLHRYTVIVNKSTVPVGSARQVERLIREVNPQAEFDVASNPEFLREGAAIQDFLNPDRVVLGVSSERAWHILQEVYRPLGLDSHRLAVTSLETAELVKYASNAFLATKISFINEIANLCEVVGADIQDVARGMGLDSRIGPQFLHAGPGYGGSCFPKDTLALIRIAQEHNAPTRITEVVAEVNNAQKARMVGKIVRAFDGACSGKTLAVLGLAFKPETDDMREAASMTILPALTDRGMRIRVHDPVAMEEARKHLPDLVYCQDAYDACNGADAVCLMTEWNPYRSLDLVRMKELMKSPVFIDLRNVYDPEAMEHAGYRYVSVGRSDRDGRA
- a CDS encoding oligosaccharide flippase family protein, which codes for MKHLTRYFFGTVASQVFAFAFLVVFSKILAVEDFGALTLILNVVALLSGFVALGLPQAVVRFFPHYEEQASEAQKRFYGTVFGGGLLLGCGALCGLLLVVKLFPLPSFIISEERWCWATVAVLFGVLIEIAMCVLRAQHASSAFNILLGLRKMLLFTFGFVLLMGFSKHVLLLLQCFCLAEASVCVLAMLCIVRGNRSALSIRIDGALFRNFVAYGWPHAVVISGVYLLSVGDRFVVHGLLSAKDTGVFVAGSTIASALASVLTRPTNLFLFPTYSRMCAKQGVQRTGQYLSNLILQYCVVAVLLGILLSSIAPWVIPIMTSAEYASAAGIFPLLLVGQLVSGLINFSASGMYMSQRPYGIAITALGAALLNVFLNMYLIPHYGLYGAGIASICAMTANVVVSGVISRAWLPIPYPWWDLAKVGASGALGWSVGHLIVPHVQHWFLAALVLAVEILIYGVAIMALSKRLRSVWGQWIVHGIHAIRTRSRQTLDMPATHLRVGL